Proteins encoded by one window of Sulfurimonas crateris:
- a CDS encoding efflux RND transporter permease subunit, translated as MFKKFQDAVLNGIQSPLQRNLILFTTLIAFILSVLMIAPSNMVLAKMLPGKNNDTFTIYTTLAEGSSIEQTREVTECVAGFIKKEKEVEDFEIFLGMGAPLDFAGLIKGSHFKNSENVAEIVVNLSEKHHREEPSYFMVQRMRPDIQKSCSSIYDKTTITFVEPPAGPPVLAAIVAEIYGDDADGIRELSNRVADVFKNTEGLVDVEVMQDEIYDTFEVEVDGTKASLSGISVKQLNDILYLAFEGMQIAVKNSDLANDQIPIYLSLSVESKKFSSKDIDAIKAKLSSLKLMNEMGMMTPITELVSIMPKKSNPMIMSKNLHQMTNVMAETDMVSQVYPLMEARDTILDTFSDKYEIEKIGLFNLKLTDKSSKNVYKLIWDGEMEVTLDTFVELGAAFIAALVLIFLLMVIYYKSYTLSGIILLGSFLSIIGVIVGHWIMDLFTADTFFLTATSLIGFIALIGISSRNSLLLIDFTASLMKDSGMKKAEAIAYATATRAKPIFLTAAAIILASTLLAGDAVFGGLGVALIFGTIAAVIASLIVVPILLYKADLERHFNMDKK; from the coding sequence ATGTTTAAAAAATTTCAAGATGCGGTACTTAACGGAATTCAAAGCCCCCTTCAAAGAAACTTGATACTTTTTACAACTTTAATAGCTTTTATTCTCTCCGTATTGATGATAGCGCCTAGCAATATGGTTTTGGCAAAGATGCTTCCGGGGAAAAACAACGATACATTTACCATATATACCACTCTGGCCGAGGGAAGCTCTATCGAGCAGACAAGAGAGGTAACGGAGTGTGTTGCAGGTTTTATAAAAAAAGAGAAAGAGGTTGAAGATTTCGAGATATTTCTCGGGATGGGCGCACCTCTTGACTTTGCAGGTCTTATTAAAGGCTCACACTTTAAAAACTCCGAAAATGTAGCAGAGATCGTGGTCAATCTATCTGAGAAACACCACAGAGAAGAGCCATCATACTTTATGGTTCAAAGAATGAGACCGGATATCCAAAAAAGCTGCTCATCTATCTACGATAAAACAACCATCACTTTTGTAGAACCTCCGGCAGGTCCTCCGGTATTGGCTGCTATTGTCGCAGAGATATACGGTGATGACGCAGATGGCATCAGAGAGCTCTCAAACAGAGTAGCGGATGTATTTAAAAATACTGAGGGCCTTGTAGATGTCGAGGTCATGCAAGATGAGATCTACGACACTTTTGAGGTAGAAGTTGACGGCACAAAAGCTTCACTCTCAGGCATCAGCGTAAAACAGCTAAATGATATTTTATATCTGGCTTTTGAAGGGATGCAGATCGCTGTTAAAAACTCAGATTTGGCAAACGATCAGATCCCAATCTATCTATCACTTAGTGTAGAGTCTAAAAAATTCTCCTCAAAAGATATAGATGCTATCAAAGCAAAGCTCTCATCTTTGAAACTTATGAACGAGATGGGGATGATGACGCCTATTACAGAGCTTGTGAGTATAATGCCTAAAAAATCAAATCCCATGATAATGAGCAAGAATCTTCACCAGATGACAAATGTAATGGCTGAGACAGATATGGTCTCACAGGTTTATCCGCTTATGGAGGCAAGAGATACCATCTTAGACACCTTTAGCGACAAATATGAGATCGAAAAAATTGGTCTCTTTAATCTTAAGCTCACAGACAAAAGTTCCAAAAATGTATATAAACTTATCTGGGATGGAGAGATGGAGGTAACGCTTGATACTTTCGTAGAGCTTGGTGCCGCATTTATAGCCGCTTTGGTTCTTATCTTTTTACTGATGGTAATCTACTATAAAAGCTATACGCTTAGCGGAATCATACTTCTAGGCTCATTTCTCTCGATCATAGGAGTGATAGTCGGGCACTGGATCATGGATCTATTTACTGCAGACACCTTCTTCTTGACAGCTACTTCTCTCATAGGCTTTATAGCCCTGATCGGGATAAGCTCAAGAAACTCTCTGCTTCTGATAGACTTTACCGCTTCGCTTATGAAAGATAGTGGAATGAAAAAAGCCGAGGCTATCGCTTACGCAACTGCAACGCGTGCTAAGCCTATCTTTCTAACAGCTGCGGCAATAATACTTGCTTCAACTCTTTTAGCTGGAGATGCGGTATTTGGAGGGCTTGGAGTCGCTCTTATCTTTGGAACGATTGCGGCTGTTATCGCTTCACTGATAGTTGTTCCGATACTTCTTTATAAAGCTGATCTAGAGAGACATTTTAATATGGATAAGAAGTAG
- a CDS encoding 30S ribosomal protein S1 translates to MAFDNESFEEEENFAEMFAASEKQQETSRIVEGEIVEIQADENRALVGVGDKLEGILSLDEISENGELKFNVGDKIKVMVTGYYNERPKISYKKVLEQQKTIDFIDKYKENFEDLVIDGVITKKNRGGYVVEADGVSFFMPRSLAAFKESDEVVGRKIKAQVVKIDEEQNSIVVSRRKLFNDERKKKKEIIDKLMEDDSVVEGTIKKITSYGMFVDVGGVDGLVHYNEISYKGPVNPSKLYKEGDTVGVKAISYDKDKRHLSLSIKAVHPDPWEEVESELDEGDTITVTVSNIEAYGVFVDLGNDIEGFLHISEISWDKNVKNPNDYLTVGEEIDVEVIEINPKTHKLRVSLKKLLPKPFDEFVKNHSEGDVVTGAVTSLTDFGAFVRIDGVEGLLHNQDISWDKNVKCKDVLKSGDEVEVKIAKISPEDQKISLNRKALLESPIDAFAKTHKVNSLVTGTVRDIKDFGVFVSLEDGVDALIRDEDLAPLEKSELEIGQKIEAAIAVIDTRRDRIRLSVKKLDYIKNQAMLDEINDDESHSLGDLIKDKFK, encoded by the coding sequence ATGGCGTTCGATAACGAATCATTTGAAGAAGAAGAAAATTTTGCGGAGATGTTTGCTGCTAGCGAGAAGCAGCAGGAAACAAGCCGCATTGTTGAGGGTGAAATTGTAGAAATCCAAGCGGATGAAAATAGAGCACTAGTAGGTGTTGGCGATAAACTAGAGGGTATTCTTAGTTTAGACGAAATCAGTGAAAATGGTGAACTTAAGTTTAATGTTGGCGACAAGATTAAAGTAATGGTAACGGGATACTATAACGAGCGTCCTAAAATATCTTACAAAAAAGTACTTGAGCAGCAAAAAACAATAGACTTTATTGATAAATACAAAGAGAACTTTGAAGATTTAGTTATTGACGGTGTTATCACCAAGAAGAACCGTGGCGGTTACGTTGTAGAAGCTGACGGTGTATCTTTCTTTATGCCTCGTTCATTGGCTGCTTTTAAAGAGAGTGACGAAGTTGTAGGTCGCAAGATAAAAGCTCAAGTCGTGAAAATCGATGAAGAGCAGAACTCTATTGTTGTATCTCGCCGTAAACTTTTTAATGATGAGCGTAAAAAGAAAAAAGAGATAATTGACAAGTTGATGGAAGATGATTCTGTTGTAGAGGGAACTATCAAGAAGATAACAAGCTACGGTATGTTCGTAGATGTTGGCGGTGTAGATGGTTTAGTTCACTACAACGAGATCAGCTATAAAGGTCCTGTTAATCCGTCAAAACTCTATAAAGAGGGTGACACTGTAGGTGTTAAAGCAATCTCTTACGATAAAGACAAAAGACATCTTTCACTATCTATCAAAGCGGTTCATCCTGATCCATGGGAAGAAGTTGAGAGCGAACTGGACGAAGGCGATACAATTACAGTTACTGTTTCAAACATTGAAGCGTATGGCGTTTTTGTTGATCTGGGAAATGACATTGAAGGTTTCTTGCACATATCTGAGATCTCATGGGATAAAAACGTTAAAAATCCAAATGACTACTTAACAGTAGGAGAAGAGATCGATGTTGAAGTTATCGAGATAAATCCTAAAACTCACAAACTTCGTGTATCACTTAAAAAACTTCTTCCAAAACCGTTTGATGAATTTGTCAAAAACCATAGTGAGGGAGATGTTGTTACAGGAGCTGTTACATCATTGACAGACTTTGGAGCATTTGTACGTATTGATGGTGTTGAGGGTCTTCTTCATAACCAAGATATCTCATGGGACAAAAACGTTAAGTGTAAAGATGTTTTAAAATCTGGTGACGAAGTTGAAGTCAAGATCGCCAAGATCAGCCCTGAAGACCAAAAAATATCACTAAATAGAAAAGCACTTTTAGAGAGTCCCATAGATGCATTCGCTAAAACTCACAAGGTAAACAGCCTTGTTACAGGAACTGTTCGTGACATTAAAGATTTTGGTGTTTTTGTATCTTTAGAAGATGGCGTTGATGCGCTTATCCGTGATGAAGATCTTGCTCCGCTAGAGAAGAGCGAACTTGAGATAGGACAAAAGATCGAAGCTGCAATAGCAGTTATCGATACTCGTCGTGACCGTATCCGCCTCTCTGTAAAAAAACTTGATTACATAAAAAACCAAGCGATGCTTGATGAGATCAACGATGACGAATCACACTCGCTGGGTGATTTGATAAAAGATAAATTTAAGTAA
- the serA gene encoding phosphoglycerate dehydrogenase, whose translation MQKHTIVVCDHIHEAGLEMLRNDENINFIMAADEDKVKLLDIIEQADVAITRSSTDVDDKFIAHAKNMKAIVRAGVGVDNVDIQGCSKEGIIVMNVPTANTIAAVELTMAHMLSCMRMFPYSHNHLKNERVWKREKWYGYELKGKKLGVIGFGNIGSRVAKRAQAFEMDIVAYDPYINPSKVTDYDMTYTKNFDDILACDIITIHTPKNKETINMISSAEIAKMKEGVVLINCARGGLYNEEALYAGLKSGKIRFAGIDVFMKEPATDHPLLDLDNVTVSPHLGANTYESQYNIGVQAATNAISAAKGISYPHAMNLPIDESKIPSFVKPFLEMGQKIGFLESQLNKSQIISIKVSGQGEIAKYVDSLATFVAVGAMSQISDDTINYVNADFIAKEKGIKIESEALHDSSVYKNLITIKLTTAEGGTTTISATIFDDNVFRIVSIDGFDIEVALKGDMVVLKNRDVPGVIGNIGSTLAKHSVNIADFSLARNDKKEALAVILVDNIINDITLNELLEVDACISVQYARM comes from the coding sequence ATGCAAAAACATACTATAGTTGTTTGTGACCATATTCACGAAGCCGGTTTGGAGATGCTTAGGAATGATGAAAACATAAATTTTATCATGGCTGCTGACGAAGATAAGGTAAAGCTTTTAGATATTATTGAGCAAGCTGACGTTGCTATAACAAGAAGCTCGACTGATGTTGACGATAAATTTATCGCACATGCAAAAAATATGAAAGCAATTGTACGTGCTGGTGTAGGTGTTGACAATGTGGATATACAGGGATGTTCAAAAGAGGGGATAATCGTTATGAACGTCCCTACTGCTAACACTATTGCAGCGGTCGAGCTTACAATGGCGCATATGCTCTCTTGTATGAGAATGTTCCCATATTCACACAACCATTTAAAAAACGAGAGAGTCTGGAAAAGAGAGAAGTGGTACGGGTATGAGCTAAAAGGAAAGAAACTCGGTGTTATCGGTTTTGGAAACATAGGAAGCCGCGTAGCAAAGAGAGCTCAAGCTTTTGAGATGGATATTGTGGCTTACGACCCGTATATAAACCCATCTAAAGTTACAGACTACGATATGACATATACAAAGAACTTTGATGATATTTTGGCTTGCGATATTATCACTATCCATACGCCTAAAAACAAAGAGACTATCAATATGATAAGCAGTGCCGAGATCGCAAAGATGAAAGAGGGCGTTGTCCTTATTAACTGTGCAAGAGGCGGTCTTTATAATGAAGAGGCTCTATATGCGGGTCTAAAAAGCGGCAAGATCCGTTTTGCGGGAATTGATGTTTTTATGAAAGAGCCTGCAACCGATCATCCTCTTCTTGATCTTGATAACGTAACTGTTTCTCCTCACCTCGGTGCAAATACTTACGAATCACAATACAACATAGGTGTTCAGGCTGCTACGAATGCGATCTCTGCTGCAAAAGGCATCTCTTATCCGCATGCTATGAACCTGCCTATAGATGAGAGCAAGATACCTTCATTTGTAAAACCTTTCTTGGAGATGGGACAGAAGATCGGTTTCTTAGAATCTCAGCTTAACAAGTCTCAGATCATCTCAATCAAAGTGAGCGGACAGGGAGAGATAGCTAAATATGTAGACTCTCTTGCTACTTTTGTTGCCGTTGGTGCAATGAGCCAGATAAGCGATGATACTATCAACTATGTAAATGCAGATTTTATCGCTAAAGAAAAAGGGATAAAGATAGAGTCAGAAGCGCTTCACGACTCGTCTGTCTATAAAAACCTTATTACAATTAAGCTTACTACGGCAGAGGGTGGAACAACTACTATCAGTGCTACGATCTTTGATGACAACGTATTTAGAATCGTATCAATTGACGGTTTTGACATCGAAGTTGCGCTAAAAGGCGATATGGTAGTTCTTAAAAACAGAGATGTCCCGGGTGTTATCGGAAATATCGGTTCTACTCTGGCAAAACACAGCGTAAATATTGCAGACTTCTCGCTTGCTAGAAACGATAAGAAAGAGGCTCTGGCAGTTATCTTAGTCGATAATATTATTAATGATATTACGCTAAATGAGCTTCTAGAAGTTGATGCTTGCATAAGCGTTCAATACGCAAGAATGTAA
- the pheS gene encoding phenylalanine--tRNA ligase subunit alpha: MKEWYDAIKEAQSVERIEEIRIAVFGKKGVLAAEFAKMKSAPDEEKSKIAQELNTHKTALMNELQQRKTILQTLELEAHMKAEAIDVSMYSTNSESGALHPVMETMDRIVEYFSSMNFAVKTGNMVEDDFNNFEALNLPKYHPARDMQDTFYFRDEMLLRTHTSPVQIRTMMNSKPPIRMIAPGAVFRRDYDITHTPMFHQVEGLLVDEEGKVSFANLKFILEDFLKYMFGDVDVRFRPSFFPFTEPSAEVDISCVFCKGKGCRVCSKTGWLEVLGCGIVDPNVFEAVKYENVSGYAFGLGVERFAMLIHHIGDLRSLFEGDIKLLEQFQ, from the coding sequence GAGCGTTGAGCGGATTGAAGAGATCCGTATAGCCGTGTTTGGAAAAAAAGGTGTTTTAGCAGCAGAATTTGCAAAAATGAAAAGCGCACCGGACGAAGAAAAATCAAAAATAGCACAAGAGTTAAACACTCATAAAACTGCTTTGATGAACGAGCTGCAGCAGAGAAAGACTATCCTTCAGACGTTGGAGCTAGAAGCGCATATGAAGGCAGAGGCTATAGATGTCTCTATGTACAGCACAAACTCTGAATCAGGTGCATTGCACCCGGTTATGGAGACTATGGATAGAATCGTAGAGTATTTCTCGTCTATGAATTTTGCCGTTAAAACAGGGAATATGGTAGAAGATGATTTTAACAACTTTGAAGCTCTAAATCTTCCAAAATATCATCCTGCACGCGATATGCAGGACACTTTCTATTTCAGGGACGAGATGCTGCTTCGCACGCATACATCGCCTGTTCAGATAAGAACGATGATGAACTCCAAGCCTCCTATACGTATGATAGCTCCGGGGGCTGTCTTTAGAAGAGATTATGATATTACTCATACTCCAATGTTTCATCAGGTCGAGGGGCTTTTAGTAGATGAAGAGGGGAAGGTCTCTTTTGCAAATCTGAAATTTATTTTAGAAGATTTTTTAAAGTATATGTTCGGTGACGTAGATGTCCGTTTTCGCCCTAGTTTCTTCCCTTTTACGGAACCTTCGGCAGAGGTTGATATCTCATGTGTTTTTTGTAAGGGAAAAGGGTGCAGAGTCTGTTCTAAAACAGGATGGCTTGAAGTACTTGGATGCGGAATTGTTGATCCGAATGTTTTTGAAGCGGTAAAATATGAAAATGTAAGCGGATACGCTTTTGGGCTCGGTGTGGAGAGATTTGCAATGCTTATCCACCACATAGGAGACCTGCGTTCGCTCTTTGAAGGAGATATTAAGTTGTTGGAGCAGTTTCAATGA
- the aroA gene encoding 3-phosphoshikimate 1-carboxyvinyltransferase, producing the protein MRSVKVTIASPFSLAISEIAPDKSISHRCAMFAMLADGTSEITNFLRAEDTLNSLNIVKNLGAMVVDDGEVIRISSEGIKESSEILDCGNSGTGMRLFCGLLSSAEGHFVLTGDEYLRRRPMKRVTAPLRDIGAKLDGRNDGDLAPLSIRGASLKAFNYESKIASAQVKSAMILAALRADGECSYSEPELSRDHTERMLKGMGAQIETDGLITIIKPMKKLLSPLKIRVPSDPSSAFFFAVAAAITPGSDVVLEGVTLNPTRIEAFKALERMGADISYETTENKYEPIGNIRVKHSPLKAIIVEDNISWLIDELPALSIAFACADGVSVVKNAEELRVKESDRISTVVNGLRACGIEVEEVHDGYSVKGGELRASTIDSHGDHRIAMSFIIAGAKCSMHVTDIECINTSFPNFFEIFQKITKVEFL; encoded by the coding sequence ATGAGAAGCGTAAAAGTTACAATAGCGTCACCATTCTCACTTGCAATATCTGAGATAGCACCCGATAAATCAATATCTCACCGCTGTGCTATGTTTGCTATGCTAGCAGATGGAACAAGCGAGATCACTAACTTTTTAAGAGCTGAAGATACTTTAAACTCTCTTAATATAGTAAAAAATCTCGGCGCAATGGTGGTTGATGATGGAGAAGTTATCAGGATAAGTTCAGAGGGGATCAAAGAGAGCAGCGAGATACTTGACTGTGGAAATTCCGGAACAGGAATGAGGCTTTTTTGCGGACTTTTAAGCTCGGCAGAGGGGCATTTTGTCCTAACGGGAGATGAGTATCTAAGACGCCGTCCAATGAAGCGAGTGACTGCACCTTTGCGTGACATCGGTGCAAAACTTGATGGCAGAAATGATGGCGATCTGGCACCGCTAAGTATTAGAGGTGCATCTCTCAAGGCGTTTAACTACGAGAGTAAAATCGCTTCTGCACAGGTTAAAAGTGCGATGATCTTGGCAGCTCTTAGAGCAGACGGTGAGTGCAGTTACAGCGAACCTGAACTGAGTCGTGACCATACAGAGAGAATGTTAAAAGGGATGGGTGCCCAGATCGAGACGGATGGCTTGATTACAATAATAAAGCCTATGAAAAAGCTTCTCTCTCCGTTAAAAATAAGAGTACCCTCAGATCCCTCAAGCGCATTTTTCTTTGCCGTTGCCGCTGCGATCACACCCGGTTCTGATGTCGTGCTGGAGGGTGTTACTTTAAATCCGACACGTATAGAGGCGTTCAAGGCGTTAGAGAGAATGGGAGCTGATATCAGCTATGAGACGACTGAGAACAAGTATGAGCCGATCGGAAATATACGCGTAAAACACTCTCCTCTTAAGGCCATAATCGTTGAAGATAATATCTCTTGGCTGATTGACGAGCTTCCTGCCCTCTCTATAGCCTTTGCATGTGCAGATGGCGTGAGCGTGGTTAAAAATGCCGAGGAGCTTCGTGTAAAAGAGAGCGATAGGATATCAACAGTAGTTAACGGACTTAGGGCTTGCGGCATAGAGGTTGAAGAGGTCCATGACGGCTACAGTGTAAAGGGTGGAGAGCTGAGAGCCTCTACGATAGACAGCCACGGAGACCATAGAATTGCTATGAGCTTTATTATCGCCGGAGCAAAATGCTCAATGCACGTGACGGATATAGAGTGTATAAATACCTCTTTTCCAAACTTTTTCGAGATATTTCAAAAAATAACGAAAGTAGAGTTTTTATAG
- a CDS encoding 4-hydroxy-3-methylbut-2-enyl diphosphate reductase, protein MKIELAESYGFCFGVKRAIKIAEDNKNSSTYGPLIHNSKEIERLEKDFKVGLTDDHRSFSSGDKAVIRTHGIPKNELSELKANNVNVVDATCPYVTKPQQICQEMSEQGYDIIIFGDEAHPEIKGVKSYATYGATVVTSPKELEDLKLKDKIALVAQTTRKVEDYLEVANYLIPRHKEVRVFNTICNATFENQEAVRKISKKADVMIIIGGKNSSNTKQLFSISHDNCKDSYHIEDENDLDFSWFDGKEFCGISAGASTPDWIIQNVVNAIEKNQQTKNS, encoded by the coding sequence ATGAAGATAGAGCTAGCTGAGAGTTACGGTTTTTGTTTCGGTGTAAAGCGTGCAATTAAAATTGCAGAAGATAATAAAAACTCCTCTACTTACGGACCCCTTATCCATAATTCAAAAGAGATCGAGAGGCTTGAGAAAGACTTTAAAGTCGGACTTACTGACGATCACAGAAGCTTCTCTTCGGGTGATAAAGCGGTCATACGTACACACGGCATACCCAAAAATGAGCTCTCAGAGCTAAAAGCAAACAACGTAAATGTTGTAGATGCGACTTGCCCATATGTTACAAAACCGCAGCAGATATGCCAAGAGATGAGTGAGCAGGGCTACGACATTATCATCTTTGGAGACGAGGCTCATCCCGAGATAAAGGGTGTTAAGAGTTACGCGACTTACGGAGCGACCGTAGTTACCTCTCCAAAAGAGCTTGAAGATCTAAAGTTAAAAGATAAGATAGCTTTAGTTGCTCAGACAACAAGAAAAGTTGAAGACTATTTGGAAGTGGCAAATTATCTTATACCGCGTCATAAAGAGGTGAGGGTCTTTAACACCATCTGTAACGCGACATTTGAAAACCAAGAGGCAGTTAGAAAAATATCAAAAAAAGCCGACGTTATGATAATCATAGGCGGAAAAAATTCATCAAACACAAAACAGTTATTTAGCATCTCCCATGACAACTGTAAAGACAGCTACCATATCGAAGACGAGAATGATCTCGATTTTTCATGGTTTGATGGCAAAGAGTTCTGCGGAATAAGTGCTGGAGCATCCACACCTGACTGGATCATACAAAATGTTGTAAATGCTATAGAGAAGAATCAGCAAACAAAAAACAGCTAG
- the pheT gene encoding phenylalanine--tRNA ligase subunit beta → MIVTRSWLNEWVDLSNISTEELVKTFNSIGLEVDSISTYEIPKKILFGRVLDCKKHPDADKLNVCQVDIGTSVRQIVCGASNVRAGLDVVVATIGAVMPSGLTIKPVKLRGVESEGMICSAKEIGLEDIYDGIIELDGSIGSYTLGEEVSENPIFSDDLIEIELTANRGDCLSIRGIARDLCAAYDKSLKDEKKDENDDKRVGIGRILSLSHENNLNVNLRYKAVDLKELNLPFIVRLRLAQIENSRESDIESLMHYATHSSGVILRAYDHSFFCSKNEMLAKVSLTQDENGYASIMTKENKKASTVGIIQEDESKVTDEKGVVLIEASYIPPEIISKKMQESKMLAGPMYYRTSRGSEPDLDVGLCYCVGILESNSASSVFGGTIELGDSHEDKIISVSKKEIDEIIGANIDKAKITKILKNLGFDTTKSSANNFVVSVPKFRHDISNKQDIVEEIVRLVGIDNIPSKPFSFTEENRLKDDYFAYKKKRDYRHKAAFSGFFESVHFVFDEKRVLEQYGFETLDEGKELLNPIVNTLDTLRSTLLTGLLKAASNNSKNGYYSVKLFEVGSVFNSQREESMRMAVLFSGDRELESLSNAGKPSKVDFGFFTQKISNIIGEFELREFKTEHSLSHPFQSAQIIIGDESVGELFRVHPDVEESYDLDVTYMCELDFSKLPSGLKSAKNSSRYQASHRDLSLVMPKDMGYDKVKGVIEESSVENLIRFYPVDKYSDKSLGQNMSLTIRFVLQSMDKTLEEDDITKSMQSILDALKDKLGITIR, encoded by the coding sequence ATGATAGTTACTAGAAGTTGGTTAAACGAGTGGGTGGATCTGAGCAACATCTCCACAGAGGAACTTGTAAAAACATTTAACTCAATAGGTCTTGAAGTAGACAGCATTTCAACATATGAGATCCCTAAAAAGATACTCTTTGGCAGGGTTTTGGATTGTAAAAAGCATCCGGATGCAGACAAGCTCAATGTGTGTCAGGTCGATATAGGGACAAGCGTGCGTCAGATCGTCTGCGGAGCCTCAAATGTAAGAGCTGGACTTGACGTAGTAGTGGCAACTATCGGTGCCGTTATGCCAAGCGGGCTTACAATAAAGCCTGTAAAGCTTCGCGGAGTAGAGTCTGAGGGTATGATCTGTTCGGCTAAAGAGATCGGGCTTGAAGATATTTACGATGGAATAATCGAGCTTGATGGCAGTATAGGGAGCTATACACTTGGCGAAGAGGTCTCTGAGAACCCGATATTCAGCGACGATTTAATCGAGATAGAGCTGACTGCGAACCGCGGTGACTGCTTAAGTATAAGAGGTATAGCCAGAGACTTGTGCGCAGCATATGACAAGTCTCTAAAAGATGAGAAAAAAGATGAAAATGATGATAAAAGAGTAGGGATCGGAAGGATTTTGTCTCTATCGCATGAAAATAATTTAAACGTAAACCTTCGCTACAAGGCCGTTGATCTAAAAGAGTTAAATCTTCCGTTTATAGTAAGATTGAGGCTGGCGCAGATAGAGAACTCAAGAGAGAGCGACATAGAGTCTCTTATGCACTATGCAACTCATAGCAGCGGGGTTATTTTAAGAGCATACGATCATAGCTTCTTCTGTTCTAAAAATGAGATGCTTGCAAAAGTATCTCTTACGCAGGATGAAAACGGCTACGCTTCGATAATGACAAAAGAGAATAAAAAAGCCTCTACTGTCGGAATAATTCAAGAAGATGAGTCAAAAGTAACCGACGAGAAGGGTGTTGTCCTTATAGAGGCAAGCTATATTCCCCCTGAAATAATCTCTAAAAAAATGCAAGAGTCAAAGATGCTTGCAGGTCCGATGTACTACAGAACTTCAAGAGGGAGTGAACCGGATCTGGATGTAGGTCTATGCTACTGTGTCGGTATACTGGAGTCTAATTCAGCTTCATCGGTCTTTGGCGGCACTATTGAGCTTGGCGATTCTCATGAAGATAAGATAATCAGTGTCAGCAAAAAAGAGATAGATGAGATAATCGGTGCTAACATCGACAAGGCTAAGATCACAAAAATACTTAAAAATCTCGGTTTTGATACGACAAAATCTTCTGCGAACAATTTTGTTGTCTCTGTTCCTAAATTTAGACATGATATATCCAATAAACAAGATATTGTAGAGGAGATCGTCCGCCTTGTGGGGATTGACAATATCCCCTCAAAACCTTTTAGCTTCACAGAAGAGAATAGACTAAAAGATGACTATTTTGCCTACAAAAAGAAGCGTGATTATAGACATAAAGCTGCATTTAGCGGCTTTTTTGAGTCGGTTCACTTTGTTTTTGATGAGAAGAGGGTTTTAGAGCAGTACGGTTTTGAGACCCTAGATGAGGGTAAAGAGCTTCTAAACCCGATCGTCAATACTCTTGATACACTAAGATCTACTCTTCTAACCGGTCTTTTAAAAGCGGCGTCAAACAACTCTAAAAATGGCTATTATTCTGTAAAGCTATTTGAAGTCGGTTCCGTATTTAACTCCCAAAGAGAGGAGTCAATGAGGATGGCAGTTCTATTCTCAGGTGACAGAGAGCTTGAGAGTCTCTCAAACGCAGGTAAACCATCAAAGGTTGACTTTGGATTTTTTACTCAAAAGATCTCAAACATCATCGGAGAGTTTGAACTAAGAGAGTTTAAAACAGAGCACTCGCTCTCTCATCCATTTCAATCTGCTCAGATCATTATCGGAGATGAAAGTGTAGGGGAGCTGTTTCGCGTTCATCCGGATGTAGAAGAGAGTTATGATCTTGATGTGACCTATATGTGTGAACTTGATTTCTCTAAGCTTCCAAGCGGACTAAAGAGTGCTAAAAACAGCTCAAGATATCAGGCGTCACACAGAGACTTGAGTCTTGTTATGCCAAAAGATATGGGTTATGATAAGGTCAAGGGTGTTATAGAGGAGTCCTCGGTAGAGAATCTTATCCGCTTCTACCCGGTTGATAAATACAGCGATAAATCTTTGGGTCAAAATATGAGTTTGACGATAAGATTTGTTCTTCAGTCGATGGATAAGACGCTAGAAGAGGATGATATTACCAAATCTATGCAGAGTATACTAGATGCACTAAAAGATAAATTGGGAATCACTATTAGATGA